From the genome of Vigna angularis cultivar LongXiaoDou No.4 chromosome 11, ASM1680809v1, whole genome shotgun sequence, one region includes:
- the LOC108334275 gene encoding probable serine/threonine-protein kinase At1g54610, which produces MGCIASKSAAVDDSREGVARELTSSSRRTSEMKVSALGSKKRVDGVWGKDKVLDGADMKVSLIGKESDGSMRLFDSQNGKKKKEKPESAVLDHPGVGRVPKGLEGEQVAAGWPTWLSSVAGEAIQGWIPRRADTFERFGKIGQGTYSSVYKARDLTHQKIVALKRVRFDNFDAESVKFMAREILVLRRLDHPNIIKLEGLITSQTSRSLYLVFEYMEHDLTGLASSPTIKFSEPQVKCYMQQLLSGLNHCHSRGVLHRDIKGSNLLIDNNGTLKIADFGLANFIDPHHKVPLTSRVVTLWYRPPELLLGASNYGVAVDLWSTGCILGELYCGRPILPGKTEVEQLHRIFKLCGSPSEDYWRKLRSPHSTVFRPPHHYRRCVAETFKEYPSAATKLIESLLALDPTLRGTAATALKSEFFSTEPLPCDPSSLPKYPPCKEMDTKFWEEATRQGADGRKEKKNGPRVRQEKEPQSFILSKDNEDCHISMQQGQRLPNSRSRNEFFNPHREPVSGHLVFPQKVSEDHKSTVNYFSGPLYQRPMHSGPLVPGNGWEMAGKEAGEQPHVSNKATLPKLSGVASRTSLSGDKMENPVSSRPRESIQAQRSLESTNAGSESRRRHDKKRHSQRIDHRQIENARVSTQTLIQEVHRPMGNNICHLSGPLLVSSNNVDQMLKERDRKIQEYSRRERMKSSEIARANQN; this is translated from the exons ATGGGGTGCATAGCTTCCAAGAGTGCAGCTGTTGATGACAGCAGGGAGGGTGTGGCAAGGGAATTGACCTCATCTAGCAGAAGGACATCTGAGATGAAGGTTTCTGCATTGGGTTCCAAGAAAAGGGTCGATGGAGTTTGGGGGAAAGATAAGGTTTTAGATGGTGCTGATATGAAAGTTTCACTAATTGGCAAGGAATCTGATGGTTCGATGCGGTTGTTTGATTCTCAgaatgggaagaagaaaaaggagaaaccTGAATCGGCTGTTCTTGATCATCCTGGTGTTGGAAGGGTTCCGAAGGGTTTAGAGGGAGAGCAAGTTGCTGCAGGTTGGCCAACTTGGCTTTCTTCTGTTGCTGGTGAAGCTATCCAAGGGTGGATACCACGGAGGGCAGATACTTTTGAGAGGTTTGGTAAA ATTGGCCAAGGAACCTACAGTTCTGTGTATAAGGCACGTGATTTGACTCACCAAAAGATCGTTGCATTGAAGAGGGTGCGCTTTGATAATTTCGATGCTGAGAGTGTCAAGTTTATGGCAAGGGAAATCCTTGTTCTGCGTAGGCTTGACCATCCAAATATAATAAAGTTGGAAGGATTGATAACGTCGCAGACATCTCGCAGCTTGTACCTTGTTTTTGAATACATGGAACATGATCTTACAGGACTTGCATCAAGTCCTACCATTAAGTTTTCCGAACCACAG GTTAAATGCTATATGCAGCAGCTTCTTAGTGGATTGAATCATTGTCATAGTCGAGGTGTCCTCCACCGTGACATAAAGGGCTCAAATCTTCTTATTGACAACAATGGCACCTTAAAGATTGCAGATTTTGGTCTGGCAAATTTTATTGACCCCCATCACAAGGTTCCATTGACCAGCCGTGTAGTAACTCTGTGGTATAGACCACCAGAACTCTTACTCGGAGCATCTAATTACGGAGTTGCAGTAGATTTGTGGAGCACTGGTTGCATACTGGGGGAATTATATTGTGGCAGGCCTATTTTGCCTGGAAAAACAGAG GTTGAGCAATTGCATAGGATTTTTAAACTTTGTGGCTCACCATCTGAGGACTATTGGCGTAAGCTGCGGTCACCACATTCAACAGTATTCAGGCCTCCCCACCACTATAGGCGTTGTGTTGCTGAAACATTTAAAGAATATCCATCTGCTGCCACAAAGCTCATTGAATCCCTACTTGCTTTAGATCCCACACTTCGAGGAACAGCGGCTACAGCCCTGAAGAGTGAG TTCTTTTCAACGGAACCTCTTCCCTGCGATCCATCAAGTTTACCAAAATATCCTCCCTGCAAAGAGATGGACACTAAATTTTGGGAAGAAGCAACAAG GCAAGGAGCTGATGggagaaaggagaagaaaaatggaCCAAGAGTTCGGCAAGAAAAAGAACCTCAGTCATTTATTTTATCCAAAGACAATGAGGACTGTCACATATCAATGCAG CAAGGGCAACGCCTTCCTAACTCAAGGAGCCGGAACGAATTCTTCAACCCTCACAGAGAACCGGTTTCTGGACATTTGGTTTTTCCACAGAAAGTGTCAGAGGATCATAAATCAACAGTAAATTATTTCTCCGGGCCTCTTTATCAGAGGCCTATGCATTCAGGTCCATTGGTTCCAGGCAATGGCTGGGAAATGGCTGGAAAGGAAGCTGGTGAGCAGCCTCATGTTTCAAACAAAGCCACCCTACCAAAACTATCTGGAGTGGCATCTAGGACTTCATTGTCAGGAGATAAAATGGAAAACCCTGTTTCTTCCAGGCCCCGAGAATCAATTCAAGCTCAAAGATCTTTGGAGTCAACTAATGCTGGATCAGAGTCAAGAAGAAGGCATGATAAGAAACGCCATTCTCAAAGAATTGATCACAGGCAAATCGAAAACGCGAGAGTCTCGACTCAAACATTAATTCAG GAGGTCCATCGACCGATGGGAAACAATATCTGCCATCTCTCTGGTCCATTACTGGTTTCATCAAACAATGTGGATCAGATGCTCAAAGAGCGTGATCGAAAGATCCAAGAATATTCGAGACGAGAACGAATGAAGTCAAGTGAGATAGCTCGTGCAAACCAAAATTAG